A window of Oceanotoga teriensis contains these coding sequences:
- a CDS encoding NCS2 family permease produces the protein MESFFGIKKAGSTVRKEIYGGIATFLTMAYIIFVNPSILINAIPEVASNPDLYQQYFGALMVATILGGATATLMMGLIANYPIALAPGMGLNAYFTYTVVLKMGIDWRIALGAVFVEGLIFVIITLTGVRTFIGNAIPKTIKIATGAGIGLFIAFLGLKSSGIVVSDPDTLITLGNITSAQALTTIIGLFVIAILYALKVPGSVLIGIIVSTIFAMMTGVTEFKGVVGKIPDISPTFLKLKLDWHSLLNTNFWIVVLTFFFVDFFDTTGTLMGLSHSAGLTDKDGNLPRAKKAYMADATGTVVGSLFGTSTVTTFIESGAGMAQGARTGLASVVTSILMLLMLFFSPLAASIPGAATAPALIFVGSLMLKGLTEIDWDDTTEGLPAFITLSMMPFTGSIATGITFGMIIYPVVKLFSGKRKEVHWFSWILAVLFVLYLIYLR, from the coding sequence TTGGAAAGCTTTTTCGGAATAAAAAAAGCAGGAAGTACTGTTAGAAAAGAAATATACGGTGGTATTGCTACTTTTCTAACTATGGCATACATTATTTTTGTAAATCCATCAATATTGATAAATGCAATTCCAGAAGTCGCAAGTAATCCAGATTTATATCAACAATATTTTGGTGCTTTAATGGTTGCAACAATATTAGGTGGAGCAACTGCAACTTTAATGATGGGATTAATAGCAAATTATCCAATAGCTTTAGCTCCAGGTATGGGATTAAACGCTTATTTTACTTACACTGTTGTTCTTAAAATGGGTATTGATTGGAGAATAGCTTTAGGTGCAGTTTTTGTTGAAGGATTGATTTTTGTTATTATAACCTTAACAGGGGTTAGAACATTTATAGGAAATGCTATTCCAAAAACAATAAAAATAGCAACTGGTGCCGGTATAGGTCTTTTTATAGCCTTTCTTGGTTTAAAAAGTTCTGGAATAGTTGTTAGTGATCCAGATACTTTGATCACTTTAGGAAATATAACTTCAGCTCAAGCATTAACAACTATAATAGGTTTATTTGTAATAGCAATTTTATATGCTTTAAAAGTACCAGGATCTGTATTAATAGGGATAATAGTTTCTACAATTTTTGCAATGATGACAGGCGTTACTGAATTTAAGGGCGTTGTTGGTAAAATACCTGATATTTCTCCAACTTTTTTAAAATTAAAACTTGATTGGCATAGTTTATTAAACACAAATTTTTGGATAGTTGTATTAACTTTCTTCTTTGTTGATTTCTTTGATACTACAGGAACATTGATGGGTTTATCACATTCAGCTGGGTTAACAGACAAAGATGGAAATCTTCCAAGAGCTAAAAAAGCATATATGGCAGATGCCACTGGTACTGTTGTAGGTTCATTATTTGGAACATCTACAGTAACAACTTTTATAGAAAGTGGTGCTGGAATGGCTCAAGGCGCAAGAACTGGATTAGCTTCAGTTGTAACATCAATATTGATGTTATTGATGCTTTTCTTCTCTCCGTTGGCAGCCTCTATTCCAGGTGCAGCAACTGCACCTGCACTAATTTTTGTAGGTTCATTGATGTTAAAAGGATTAACTGAAATAGATTGGGATGATACAACAGAAGGATTACCAGCATTTATAACTTTATCCATGATGCCATTTACAGGCTCTATAGCAACTGGTATAACTTTTGGTATGATAATATACCCAGTAGTTA